A segment of the Kazachstania africana CBS 2517 chromosome 2, complete genome genome:
aaaagaataaCCTGTCTCattaaacttttcaaagcaTTTAAAAATGtcacattattgaattttttactACGTGATGAACTATTGATATCGTAATTTCTAAAGAAACcaaattctttcaagatatcAAAGTTCAAATCATAACTTTCCCAAACTTCATCAGCACAAGGTAAATCCAATTGAACTTGCTTGAAATTAATGGATAAATTTACATAACCAAATACTGTGGCATGAGAAACATCCATATAAAAAGCGAAAAACGCCACCCTTttcaaactttcaaattcaacccatttcaaaattacGTTTTTAAAttcgtcttcttcattagtattttcattctggtcattcaaatatgcattattattttgaaaaggacGGCCACCTAAAGATGATGTTCTTCTTAATAATTGTAGGGTTGTAGCATGATGCAAATATGACCTTTCATGTAAATATCTGTTAGTACAtgttttttcatatttctCCAACAAAAGTAAAGATTGAATAATGTAATTTTTGGAAGGTGGTTGGAAATCTGAATGTGAGAAAATTATCCATCTTAATGGTCCACAAATTGGATCTGAAATTGTTTCTCTAAAACTTGCCCCCAGATAGCTGGCACCAGTCATAATTAAAGCTAGTATCAGTATATCCTGTGCTGAATTAATCTCGAAAGATGGTTTATGTAGTAGCCCATATTGAGGGTGAAAATTGATCcaaaatgatttcaaagttGTCTCAATAGTCTCTATTGGTATAAATCTTAATTCTGGAATCAAAGTATATAATTGTTCAcatttttctcttgaaatttcGAACTTTGAAGATGGATCTTTATGAAATATAAGTTTGAGTGAGGATTCCAATTGTCtcttatatttttccaaagtatctttatttatttttttcttgtgaTTAGAATGAGCCGTTTTACCCTTTTTCAACTCattcatatttgatttttgagCAAAAATATTATCCTTTATACTTGCTTTGAAATCATCCTGAAATTTGTTCTGAGCTTGAGGGATTAATTGTTCTTTAATAAGCTGTTCATTTGTTGCATTTGCAAAGTTACTCAGTGTAgtatcaatatttgaagtaACTTGTTGCGTAAAGTTTGAGGAATTAGTTGACAGTGAAGAAGATCGATTATTGCTGTTATTTTTACTATCAAAGGGTGAACTACTACCTGTATACAATTCGCGTAGGAAAGTTTGTAAGGGATCAGAATTTGTTTCGTTATTGATAGCAAATAAACTTGAGAAATTTGCTGTTTGAGGAAAAGATGTAATGTTACTAGTGGTGTGATTGTTTGGTATATTTGAGGTACTAGCGCTCGTACCGGTTGCTGAGAAAGGTATAGGAGCTACTAATTCAGCTGAGGGGCTTAATGAAGTTTGGTTCGAAGAGGACAAGtgttgattttgataatctaCTGGTGATAGTATATTAGTATCAGTAAAATTTTGTGGTGAAACTGCCTGCGATCGTTGATAGTTAGCCGCTGATTTAGCGAAGTCTAGCTGTGCATTTGGTACGGGCTGTACTGCTGTACTATTAGGATACCCAAAGGGCACTTGTGTGGTTTGAGTAGTagataaattatttatgAAAAGTTGGTTTGATTGTGCCATTTTTGGTGTATTATCAAATAACCAATCGAAAAACACTTGATTGTTAGAATCTGTAGTACCacttttattattattattattattattattattattattattattattattattattattagtactattattactactaGACACTGTAGGATTAGATGATGTGGATAAACCGGTGCTAACATCAATTTTCTTCGCTGTAGCAACTTTCTTCTGACGACGATTAACACTATTATAGTGCCTCTTTTCATGTCTTGTCAAAAGATCCTTTCTCACAAACGTCTTGTCACATATGATACTTGAATTTGGgaatttgaaatgacatgtataaatttgttttgGCCAATGATTCAACTTATGCCGAGAAAGATGCTCTTGTCTGGTAAAAGATTTGTTACAATCAGGATGCGGAcaataaaatctttcaGAGCCACTCTTTTTTATAGTTGGTTTACTCATCTTCCCAGTATACATGGCCTCTCGAGCAGCCTTCCTTAATGATGGAGTGTAAAATTTGCCGTTACTACTACTATTGttattactactatttttattatttttattatgattattattatttattttttttccttcttttcatgCTAAATGACTAAAATTAAGACTacagaaggaaaaaaaaacagttTTTTCATgcaagaacaaaaaaatggtaccgttttggaaaaaaaaatcttttaaaagatcttttaaaaaatcgGCTTTGATGGCTGCTTGTATTTGGTTATACGATTGAATTACATACCTAGGGCTACACCTTCGTACTGGCTGGatgtatttatataatagGAATCGCCATCCTGATCGATCTTGtcgaaattgaaaaaattgttaaatTCCACGGTGCTTAGCCAACTTAGTAGGATATCTGCATGTTTTACGATCACGGAGACACTTTGTTCATCCATGGTTGTTGTTGAGATCAATTCTGGCAGTATACTGATCAGTCTTAGTAAATGAATGGAACCGTAGAAATTGCAAAGATCCAGGTTGTTATTACCATGTTTCTTCAAGATTTCATCGTATTGTAACCTCTCCAATCTGTATAGAAGGATCTTtggtaaaattttgttaaaaTACAATTTCATACCAACGATGAACTCATCCATTAGTGATTGATTGA
Coding sequences within it:
- the SDD4 gene encoding Sdd4p (similar to Saccharomyces cerevisiae YPR022C; ancestral locus Anc_8.130); translated protein: MYTGKMSKPTIKKSGSERFYCPHPDCNKSFTRQEHLSRHKLNHWPKQIYTCHFKFPNSSIICDKTFVRKDLLTRHEKRHYNSVNRRQKKVATAKKIDVSTGLSTSSNPTVSSSNNSTNNNNNNNNNNNNNNNNNNKSGTTDSNNQVFFDWLFDNTPKMAQSNQLFINNLSTTQTTQVPFGYPNSTAVQPVPNAQLDFAKSAANYQRSQAVSPQNFTDTNILSPVDYQNQHLSSSNQTSLSPSAELVAPIPFSATGTSASTSNIPNNHTTSNITSFPQTANFSSLFAINNETNSDPLQTFLRELYTGSSSPFDSKNNSNNRSSSLSTNSSNFTQQVTSNIDTTLSNFANATNEQLIKEQLIPQAQNKFQDDFKASIKDNIFAQKSNMNELKKGKTAHSNHKKKINKDTLEKYKRQLESSLKLIFHKDPSSKFEISREKCEQLYTLIPELRFIPIETIETTLKSFWINFHPQYGLLHKPSFEINSAQDILILALIMTGASYLGASFRETISDPICGPLRWIIFSHSDFQPPSKNYIIQSLLLLEKYEKTCTNRYLHERSYLHHATTLQLLRRTSSLGGRPFQNNNAYLNDQNENTNEEDEFKNVILKWVEFESLKRVAFFAFYMDVSHATVFGYVNLSINFKQVQLDLPCADEVWESYDLNFDILKEFGFFRNYDINSSSRSKKFNNVTFLNALKSLMRQVILLFDNKTEGNDDNNEYYDCHKIQSLFGKKILLAGIISISFQCQEENIIPILSNYMFNKNNNKIMQTNNNYSWREITSFAYDYWLFEIQKSCNQINNCFIANDIVSDNTLLKICEWNFNNNDCKLPIYHMAQIVLRTLHHDYFIYVGAPWRMNVKSTLLEYNASYSRILNFAKDSVGDVTIIYALQFLFQLFIIDDGKEVKINSNYDINTDILATRPFSLAVIIMIVWSHCFILYGPETTIWENYSDDTDPITKKLIDDRNKHRKGDYMPLESFENYLIKLYDKLYVRVNYQNIHDYQDQILEKAKKFKEIEGTHLLAGFLKYMVSIFEQNYWDLGREYGKLFSHCLERTLGKKDYLCNDMYDV